The following coding sequences are from one Manis pentadactyla isolate mManPen7 chromosome 13, mManPen7.hap1, whole genome shotgun sequence window:
- the LOC118929253 gene encoding EZH inhibitory protein-like: MVNPPRVRRGGRSWRGSGAPGCGSPERACRGSPAASVRAGAAGCRCLPEGTAPRTRTWVSVPPRRVRGPGPVTGGQPAGIRPAGHPVARHPPALGPEAGPLELSTRSSAGRGLQPRPRRQPPGSCRGRRAERGSCGRSRRPEHFPGRRGEGKVPRKRRQTTAKGRFARTSSPMLARTPAQTTDRCYFRDPRCGRGARRVVPKSGSRLSPALYNPAPGPGAAAAVTY, translated from the exons ATGGTG AATCCGCCCCGTGTACGGCGCGGGGGACGCAGCTGGCGAGGGTCCGGGGCTCCTGGGTGCGGCTCACCTGAGCGCGCGTGCAGGGGGAGCCCGGCCGCGTCGGTGCGCGCCGGAGCAGCGGGCTGCAGGTGCCTGCCGGAGGGCACCGCGCCGCGCACCCGGACCTGGGTTAGCGTCCCGCCACGACGTGTTCGCGGCCCAGGGCCAGTTACAGGCGGGCAACCAGCAGGCATTCGTCCCGCAGGCCACCCAGTGGCTCGGCACCCGCCGGCGTTAGGGCCGGAAGCGGGGCCGCTGGAGCTGAGCACGCGGAGCAGCGCTGGGCGGGGCCTGCAGCCGCGCCCGCGCCGCCAGCCGCCGGGGTCCTGCCGGGGCCGGCGCGCCGAGCGAGGCAGCTGCGGGCGCTCTCGACGTCCGGAACATTTTCCGGGTCGCCGTGGGGAGGGGAAAGTCCCACGGAAGCGGCGGCAGACGACAGCAAAGGGCCGTTTCGCCCGGACTTCCAGCCCGATGCTCGCCAGGACGCCCGCCCAGACCACTGACCGATGCTACTTCCGAGACCCACGGTGCGGCCGGGGCGCGCGCCGCGTCGTGCCTAAATCTGGGTCCCGGCTTAGCCCGGCTCTTTATAACCCGGCCCCTGGACCTGGAGCTGCGGCCGCTG TTACTTATTGA